In Helianthus annuus cultivar XRQ/B chromosome 9, HanXRQr2.0-SUNRISE, whole genome shotgun sequence, the following are encoded in one genomic region:
- the LOC110878656 gene encoding translation initiation factor eIF-2B subunit delta isoform X4 translates to MDPRRQSRTVIDPKVRQVGFFAPPDHSQSVPLPQSSTSPPYSDLSPSGNSLSPVMIPPPRTLPPANRLLSPLNRFSGDSVNAVPVGSYNPSPSVGDFFEEKSVRSPDRRRSGGGGGSGKFASSLPAGGFEMLPEVKPKSLTTVSVVKKVGEQSSESQDVNSKQPLKEKTSKAERRALQEAQRAAKAAAKAGGNAVANTKTGKANSVQKKDNASSIAPTEKRVVDHKDKDRKKDVPHPRMQFDDATRVEKAKKRAVVKQTEVRNRVELFRHLPQYEHKTKLPHLEINFFGLNSVHPAVYKVGLRYLAGDISGGNARCIAMLQAFQESIMDYSTPPERALNRDLTAKINSYVSFLIECRPLSISMGNAIKFVKSRIANLPLTLSESEVKATLLSEISNFINEKIILADKVIVRHAVTKVSDGDVLLTYGSSSAVEMILLHSHELGKRFRVVIVDSRPKLEGRLLLRRLVGKGISCTYVHINAISYIMHEVTRVFLGASSVLANGTVYSRVGTACVAMVANACGVPVIVCCEAYKFHERVQLDSICCNELGDPDAISKVNGREEVNYLKDIADNESLQLLNLTYDLTPSDYVSMIITDYGMIPPTSVPVIVREFRKEHIWSG, encoded by the exons ATGGATCCCCGCCGGCAATCCCGCACCGTCATCGACCCCAAAGTCCGTCAAGTCGGCTTCTTCGCACCACCGGACCACTCTCAATCCGTTCCCCTACCACAATCCTCCACTTCACCTCCATATTCGGACCTTTCTCCCTCCGGCAACTCACTCTCTCCGGTCATGATTCCACCTCCCCGTACTCTACCACCGGCGAATCGGCTATTGTCGCCGTTAAATCGGTTCTCCGGCGACTCTGTGAATGCAGTTCCGGTTGGAAGTTACAATCCGTCGCCATCTGTTGGAGATTTTTTTGAGGAGAAGAGTGTGCGGTCGCCGGACCGGCGACGGAGCGGTGGAGGCGGTGGTTCCGGGAAGTTTGCGTCGTCTTTGCCGGCTGGTGGATTTGAGATGCTGCCGGAGGTTAAACCGAAGAGCTTGACTACTGTTTCGGTTGTTA AAAAGGTTGGGGAACAATCCAGTGAATCTCAAGATGTAAACTCAAAGCAGCCATTGAAAGAGAAAACTTCAAAGGCTGAAAGGCGTGCTCTTCAGGAGGCTCAACGGGCTGCAAAAGCTGCCGCAAAAG CAGGAGGAAATGCGGTAGCAAACACGAAAACCGGAAAAGCCAACAGTGTTCAAAAGAAAGACAACGCATCTTCCATTGCACCAACAGAAAAAAGGGTAGTTGATCATAAAGATAAAGATAGAAAGAAAGACGTCCCTCATCCACGAATGCAGTTTGATGATGCAACTCGTGTAGAGAAAGCTAAAAAGCGTGCAGTTGTAAAACAAACTGAGGTCAGAAACCGAGTTGAGCTTTTTAGGCATCTACCTCAATATGAACATAAAACAAAGCTTCCTCATCTTGAAATTAACTTTTTCGGTCTCAATTCCGTTCACCCTGCTGTTTACAAG GTTGGATTAAGATATTTGGCTGGTGATATATCAGGCGGAAACGCACGTTGTATTGCAATGCTTCAAGCATTTCAGGAATCCATAATGGATTACTCAACACCACCAGAGAGAGCTCTTAACAGGGACTTAACTGCAAAAATAAACAGTTACGTCTCATTTTTAATCGAATGCCGGCCCCTTTCAATCAGCATGGGGAATGCAATCAAGTTTGTTAAATCCCGAATCGCCAATCTTCCATTAACTTTATCCGAATCAGAAGTGAAAGCTACTCTTTTATCTGAAATCAGCAATTTCATTAACGAAAAAATAATTCTAGCAGACAAGGTGATTGTACGACATGCTGTGACGAAAGTCAGTGACGGTGACGTCCTTCTTACGTATGGATCCTCTTCGGCAGTTGAAATGATACTATTACATTCCCATGAGCTTGGAAAACGGTTCCGTGTTGTGATTGTCGATTCCCGCCCTAAACTTGAAGGCCGGTTATTACTTCGAAGGCTCGTTGGAAAGGGTATCAGCTGCACTTATGTTCACATAAACGCCATTTCTTATATCATGCATGAAGTCACTCGTGTTTTTCTGGGTGCGTCATCGGTATTGGCAAACGGAACCGTGTACTCGAGAGTCGGGACCGCGTGTGTTGCTATGGTTGCTAATGCTTGCGGTGTCCCTGTTATAGTATGCTGCGAAGCTTATAAATTCCATGAACGAGTTCAGCTCGATTCAATCTGCTGTAACGAACTCG GGGACCCCGATGCGATTTCTAAAGTTAATGGGAGGGAAGAAGTAAACTATTTGAAGGACATTGCGGATAATGAAAGCCTACAACTTCTTAATTTGAC GTATGACTTAACGCCTTCAGATTACGTTTCAATGATTATAACTGATTATGGCATG ATACCTCCAACCAGTGTCCCTGTCATCGTAAGAGAATTCCGCAAAGAACATATATGGAGTGGCTGA
- the LOC110878656 gene encoding probable translation initiation factor eIF-2B subunit delta isoform X2 yields the protein MDPRRQSRTVIDPKVRQVGFFAPPDHSQSVPLPQSSTSPPYSDLSPSGNSLSPVMIPPPRTLPPANRLLSPLNRFSGDSVNAVPVGSYNPSPSVGDFFEEKSVRSPDRRRSGGGGGSGKFASSLPAGGFEMLPEVKPKSLTTVSVVSKLQGNVTEKVGEQSSESQDVNSKQPLKEKTSKAERRALQEAQRAAKAAAKGGNAVANTKTGKANSVQKKDNASSIAPTEKRVVDHKDKDRKKDVPHPRMQFDDATRVEKAKKRAVVKQTEVRNRVELFRHLPQYEHKTKLPHLEINFFGLNSVHPAVYKVGLRYLAGDISGGNARCIAMLQAFQESIMDYSTPPERALNRDLTAKINSYVSFLIECRPLSISMGNAIKFVKSRIANLPLTLSESEVKATLLSEISNFINEKIILADKVIVRHAVTKVSDGDVLLTYGSSSAVEMILLHSHELGKRFRVVIVDSRPKLEGRLLLRRLVGKGISCTYVHINAISYIMHEVTRVFLGASSVLANGTVYSRVGTACVAMVANACGVPVIVCCEAYKFHERVQLDSICCNELGDPDAISKVNGREEVNYLKDIADNESLQLLNLTYDLTPSDYVSMIITDYGMIPPTSVPVIVREFRKEHIWSG from the exons ATGGATCCCCGCCGGCAATCCCGCACCGTCATCGACCCCAAAGTCCGTCAAGTCGGCTTCTTCGCACCACCGGACCACTCTCAATCCGTTCCCCTACCACAATCCTCCACTTCACCTCCATATTCGGACCTTTCTCCCTCCGGCAACTCACTCTCTCCGGTCATGATTCCACCTCCCCGTACTCTACCACCGGCGAATCGGCTATTGTCGCCGTTAAATCGGTTCTCCGGCGACTCTGTGAATGCAGTTCCGGTTGGAAGTTACAATCCGTCGCCATCTGTTGGAGATTTTTTTGAGGAGAAGAGTGTGCGGTCGCCGGACCGGCGACGGAGCGGTGGAGGCGGTGGTTCCGGGAAGTTTGCGTCGTCTTTGCCGGCTGGTGGATTTGAGATGCTGCCGGAGGTTAAACCGAAGAGCTTGACTACTGTTTCGGTTGTTAGTAAGTTGCAGGGTAATGTGACTG AAAAGGTTGGGGAACAATCCAGTGAATCTCAAGATGTAAACTCAAAGCAGCCATTGAAAGAGAAAACTTCAAAGGCTGAAAGGCGTGCTCTTCAGGAGGCTCAACGGGCTGCAAAAGCTGCCGCAAAAG GAGGAAATGCGGTAGCAAACACGAAAACCGGAAAAGCCAACAGTGTTCAAAAGAAAGACAACGCATCTTCCATTGCACCAACAGAAAAAAGGGTAGTTGATCATAAAGATAAAGATAGAAAGAAAGACGTCCCTCATCCACGAATGCAGTTTGATGATGCAACTCGTGTAGAGAAAGCTAAAAAGCGTGCAGTTGTAAAACAAACTGAGGTCAGAAACCGAGTTGAGCTTTTTAGGCATCTACCTCAATATGAACATAAAACAAAGCTTCCTCATCTTGAAATTAACTTTTTCGGTCTCAATTCCGTTCACCCTGCTGTTTACAAG GTTGGATTAAGATATTTGGCTGGTGATATATCAGGCGGAAACGCACGTTGTATTGCAATGCTTCAAGCATTTCAGGAATCCATAATGGATTACTCAACACCACCAGAGAGAGCTCTTAACAGGGACTTAACTGCAAAAATAAACAGTTACGTCTCATTTTTAATCGAATGCCGGCCCCTTTCAATCAGCATGGGGAATGCAATCAAGTTTGTTAAATCCCGAATCGCCAATCTTCCATTAACTTTATCCGAATCAGAAGTGAAAGCTACTCTTTTATCTGAAATCAGCAATTTCATTAACGAAAAAATAATTCTAGCAGACAAGGTGATTGTACGACATGCTGTGACGAAAGTCAGTGACGGTGACGTCCTTCTTACGTATGGATCCTCTTCGGCAGTTGAAATGATACTATTACATTCCCATGAGCTTGGAAAACGGTTCCGTGTTGTGATTGTCGATTCCCGCCCTAAACTTGAAGGCCGGTTATTACTTCGAAGGCTCGTTGGAAAGGGTATCAGCTGCACTTATGTTCACATAAACGCCATTTCTTATATCATGCATGAAGTCACTCGTGTTTTTCTGGGTGCGTCATCGGTATTGGCAAACGGAACCGTGTACTCGAGAGTCGGGACCGCGTGTGTTGCTATGGTTGCTAATGCTTGCGGTGTCCCTGTTATAGTATGCTGCGAAGCTTATAAATTCCATGAACGAGTTCAGCTCGATTCAATCTGCTGTAACGAACTCG GGGACCCCGATGCGATTTCTAAAGTTAATGGGAGGGAAGAAGTAAACTATTTGAAGGACATTGCGGATAATGAAAGCCTACAACTTCTTAATTTGAC GTATGACTTAACGCCTTCAGATTACGTTTCAATGATTATAACTGATTATGGCATG ATACCTCCAACCAGTGTCCCTGTCATCGTAAGAGAATTCCGCAAAGAACATATATGGAGTGGCTGA
- the LOC110878656 gene encoding translation initiation factor eIF-2B subunit delta isoform X3 — translation MDPRRQSRTVIDPKVRQVGFFAPPDHSQSVPLPQSSTSPPYSDLSPSGNSLSPVMIPPPRTLPPANRLLSPLNRFSGDSVNAVPVGSYNPSPSVGDFFEEKSVRSPDRRRSGGGGGSGKFASSLPAGGFEMLPEVKPKSLTTVSVVSKLQEKVGEQSSESQDVNSKQPLKEKTSKAERRALQEAQRAAKAAAKAGGNAVANTKTGKANSVQKKDNASSIAPTEKRVVDHKDKDRKKDVPHPRMQFDDATRVEKAKKRAVVKQTEVRNRVELFRHLPQYEHKTKLPHLEINFFGLNSVHPAVYKVGLRYLAGDISGGNARCIAMLQAFQESIMDYSTPPERALNRDLTAKINSYVSFLIECRPLSISMGNAIKFVKSRIANLPLTLSESEVKATLLSEISNFINEKIILADKVIVRHAVTKVSDGDVLLTYGSSSAVEMILLHSHELGKRFRVVIVDSRPKLEGRLLLRRLVGKGISCTYVHINAISYIMHEVTRVFLGASSVLANGTVYSRVGTACVAMVANACGVPVIVCCEAYKFHERVQLDSICCNELGDPDAISKVNGREEVNYLKDIADNESLQLLNLTYDLTPSDYVSMIITDYGMIPPTSVPVIVREFRKEHIWSG, via the exons ATGGATCCCCGCCGGCAATCCCGCACCGTCATCGACCCCAAAGTCCGTCAAGTCGGCTTCTTCGCACCACCGGACCACTCTCAATCCGTTCCCCTACCACAATCCTCCACTTCACCTCCATATTCGGACCTTTCTCCCTCCGGCAACTCACTCTCTCCGGTCATGATTCCACCTCCCCGTACTCTACCACCGGCGAATCGGCTATTGTCGCCGTTAAATCGGTTCTCCGGCGACTCTGTGAATGCAGTTCCGGTTGGAAGTTACAATCCGTCGCCATCTGTTGGAGATTTTTTTGAGGAGAAGAGTGTGCGGTCGCCGGACCGGCGACGGAGCGGTGGAGGCGGTGGTTCCGGGAAGTTTGCGTCGTCTTTGCCGGCTGGTGGATTTGAGATGCTGCCGGAGGTTAAACCGAAGAGCTTGACTACTGTTTCGGTTGTTAGTAAGTTGCAGG AAAAGGTTGGGGAACAATCCAGTGAATCTCAAGATGTAAACTCAAAGCAGCCATTGAAAGAGAAAACTTCAAAGGCTGAAAGGCGTGCTCTTCAGGAGGCTCAACGGGCTGCAAAAGCTGCCGCAAAAG CAGGAGGAAATGCGGTAGCAAACACGAAAACCGGAAAAGCCAACAGTGTTCAAAAGAAAGACAACGCATCTTCCATTGCACCAACAGAAAAAAGGGTAGTTGATCATAAAGATAAAGATAGAAAGAAAGACGTCCCTCATCCACGAATGCAGTTTGATGATGCAACTCGTGTAGAGAAAGCTAAAAAGCGTGCAGTTGTAAAACAAACTGAGGTCAGAAACCGAGTTGAGCTTTTTAGGCATCTACCTCAATATGAACATAAAACAAAGCTTCCTCATCTTGAAATTAACTTTTTCGGTCTCAATTCCGTTCACCCTGCTGTTTACAAG GTTGGATTAAGATATTTGGCTGGTGATATATCAGGCGGAAACGCACGTTGTATTGCAATGCTTCAAGCATTTCAGGAATCCATAATGGATTACTCAACACCACCAGAGAGAGCTCTTAACAGGGACTTAACTGCAAAAATAAACAGTTACGTCTCATTTTTAATCGAATGCCGGCCCCTTTCAATCAGCATGGGGAATGCAATCAAGTTTGTTAAATCCCGAATCGCCAATCTTCCATTAACTTTATCCGAATCAGAAGTGAAAGCTACTCTTTTATCTGAAATCAGCAATTTCATTAACGAAAAAATAATTCTAGCAGACAAGGTGATTGTACGACATGCTGTGACGAAAGTCAGTGACGGTGACGTCCTTCTTACGTATGGATCCTCTTCGGCAGTTGAAATGATACTATTACATTCCCATGAGCTTGGAAAACGGTTCCGTGTTGTGATTGTCGATTCCCGCCCTAAACTTGAAGGCCGGTTATTACTTCGAAGGCTCGTTGGAAAGGGTATCAGCTGCACTTATGTTCACATAAACGCCATTTCTTATATCATGCATGAAGTCACTCGTGTTTTTCTGGGTGCGTCATCGGTATTGGCAAACGGAACCGTGTACTCGAGAGTCGGGACCGCGTGTGTTGCTATGGTTGCTAATGCTTGCGGTGTCCCTGTTATAGTATGCTGCGAAGCTTATAAATTCCATGAACGAGTTCAGCTCGATTCAATCTGCTGTAACGAACTCG GGGACCCCGATGCGATTTCTAAAGTTAATGGGAGGGAAGAAGTAAACTATTTGAAGGACATTGCGGATAATGAAAGCCTACAACTTCTTAATTTGAC GTATGACTTAACGCCTTCAGATTACGTTTCAATGATTATAACTGATTATGGCATG ATACCTCCAACCAGTGTCCCTGTCATCGTAAGAGAATTCCGCAAAGAACATATATGGAGTGGCTGA
- the LOC110878656 gene encoding translation initiation factor eIF-2B subunit delta isoform X1: MDPRRQSRTVIDPKVRQVGFFAPPDHSQSVPLPQSSTSPPYSDLSPSGNSLSPVMIPPPRTLPPANRLLSPLNRFSGDSVNAVPVGSYNPSPSVGDFFEEKSVRSPDRRRSGGGGGSGKFASSLPAGGFEMLPEVKPKSLTTVSVVSKLQGNVTEKVGEQSSESQDVNSKQPLKEKTSKAERRALQEAQRAAKAAAKAGGNAVANTKTGKANSVQKKDNASSIAPTEKRVVDHKDKDRKKDVPHPRMQFDDATRVEKAKKRAVVKQTEVRNRVELFRHLPQYEHKTKLPHLEINFFGLNSVHPAVYKVGLRYLAGDISGGNARCIAMLQAFQESIMDYSTPPERALNRDLTAKINSYVSFLIECRPLSISMGNAIKFVKSRIANLPLTLSESEVKATLLSEISNFINEKIILADKVIVRHAVTKVSDGDVLLTYGSSSAVEMILLHSHELGKRFRVVIVDSRPKLEGRLLLRRLVGKGISCTYVHINAISYIMHEVTRVFLGASSVLANGTVYSRVGTACVAMVANACGVPVIVCCEAYKFHERVQLDSICCNELGDPDAISKVNGREEVNYLKDIADNESLQLLNLTYDLTPSDYVSMIITDYGMIPPTSVPVIVREFRKEHIWSG; encoded by the exons ATGGATCCCCGCCGGCAATCCCGCACCGTCATCGACCCCAAAGTCCGTCAAGTCGGCTTCTTCGCACCACCGGACCACTCTCAATCCGTTCCCCTACCACAATCCTCCACTTCACCTCCATATTCGGACCTTTCTCCCTCCGGCAACTCACTCTCTCCGGTCATGATTCCACCTCCCCGTACTCTACCACCGGCGAATCGGCTATTGTCGCCGTTAAATCGGTTCTCCGGCGACTCTGTGAATGCAGTTCCGGTTGGAAGTTACAATCCGTCGCCATCTGTTGGAGATTTTTTTGAGGAGAAGAGTGTGCGGTCGCCGGACCGGCGACGGAGCGGTGGAGGCGGTGGTTCCGGGAAGTTTGCGTCGTCTTTGCCGGCTGGTGGATTTGAGATGCTGCCGGAGGTTAAACCGAAGAGCTTGACTACTGTTTCGGTTGTTAGTAAGTTGCAGGGTAATGTGACTG AAAAGGTTGGGGAACAATCCAGTGAATCTCAAGATGTAAACTCAAAGCAGCCATTGAAAGAGAAAACTTCAAAGGCTGAAAGGCGTGCTCTTCAGGAGGCTCAACGGGCTGCAAAAGCTGCCGCAAAAG CAGGAGGAAATGCGGTAGCAAACACGAAAACCGGAAAAGCCAACAGTGTTCAAAAGAAAGACAACGCATCTTCCATTGCACCAACAGAAAAAAGGGTAGTTGATCATAAAGATAAAGATAGAAAGAAAGACGTCCCTCATCCACGAATGCAGTTTGATGATGCAACTCGTGTAGAGAAAGCTAAAAAGCGTGCAGTTGTAAAACAAACTGAGGTCAGAAACCGAGTTGAGCTTTTTAGGCATCTACCTCAATATGAACATAAAACAAAGCTTCCTCATCTTGAAATTAACTTTTTCGGTCTCAATTCCGTTCACCCTGCTGTTTACAAG GTTGGATTAAGATATTTGGCTGGTGATATATCAGGCGGAAACGCACGTTGTATTGCAATGCTTCAAGCATTTCAGGAATCCATAATGGATTACTCAACACCACCAGAGAGAGCTCTTAACAGGGACTTAACTGCAAAAATAAACAGTTACGTCTCATTTTTAATCGAATGCCGGCCCCTTTCAATCAGCATGGGGAATGCAATCAAGTTTGTTAAATCCCGAATCGCCAATCTTCCATTAACTTTATCCGAATCAGAAGTGAAAGCTACTCTTTTATCTGAAATCAGCAATTTCATTAACGAAAAAATAATTCTAGCAGACAAGGTGATTGTACGACATGCTGTGACGAAAGTCAGTGACGGTGACGTCCTTCTTACGTATGGATCCTCTTCGGCAGTTGAAATGATACTATTACATTCCCATGAGCTTGGAAAACGGTTCCGTGTTGTGATTGTCGATTCCCGCCCTAAACTTGAAGGCCGGTTATTACTTCGAAGGCTCGTTGGAAAGGGTATCAGCTGCACTTATGTTCACATAAACGCCATTTCTTATATCATGCATGAAGTCACTCGTGTTTTTCTGGGTGCGTCATCGGTATTGGCAAACGGAACCGTGTACTCGAGAGTCGGGACCGCGTGTGTTGCTATGGTTGCTAATGCTTGCGGTGTCCCTGTTATAGTATGCTGCGAAGCTTATAAATTCCATGAACGAGTTCAGCTCGATTCAATCTGCTGTAACGAACTCG GGGACCCCGATGCGATTTCTAAAGTTAATGGGAGGGAAGAAGTAAACTATTTGAAGGACATTGCGGATAATGAAAGCCTACAACTTCTTAATTTGAC GTATGACTTAACGCCTTCAGATTACGTTTCAATGATTATAACTGATTATGGCATG ATACCTCCAACCAGTGTCCCTGTCATCGTAAGAGAATTCCGCAAAGAACATATATGGAGTGGCTGA